A region of Labeo rohita strain BAU-BD-2019 chromosome 2, IGBB_LRoh.1.0, whole genome shotgun sequence DNA encodes the following proteins:
- the gorasp1a gene encoding Golgi reassembly-stacking protein 1a, protein MGLTQSIGAPEGRTEGYHVHGIQEDSPAEKAGLEPFFDFIISIGNNRLSQETDMLKDLLKANVEKPVKMEVYSTKTMRIRELEVLPSNMWGGQGLLGASVRFCSFQGANENVWHVLDVEPNSPAALAGLQEHSDFIVGADQVLQDSEDFFSLIEAHEGKPLKLLVYNTGTDKCREVVVTPNGAWGGEGSLGCGIGYGYLHRIPARPGSPKSEKVSPKASPVAGTPEQELPTNGFTEVSLMASTQSMSGLDLDAPLPPPIQRVMDPGFLDQSEVAMMNSEVSDIADRLDLSTSSIDMTNTSLAVREDIDVSGVEELQDSEIPSHNPEVQNTEEYPAVDFNSIAPPSDVPPPLSLPHPLLPNLPLDHSMPIDMHSSIPSFDSSLPPIDISSLLIDPAALHLESSAPPAEYPMQSNESSPFPSETDGVNQGFSDVPQFLKSSLSEGVSSDLMSFDSHNAHIKDEAAPQ, encoded by the exons ATGGGTTTAACACAGAGCATTGGTGCACCTGAGGGGAGAACAGAAGGATATCATGTCCATGGG ATTCAAGAGGACTCACCGGCAGAGAAAGCTGGTTTGGAGCCCTTTTTTGATTTCATCATATCCATTGGCAATAATCGTCTT AGCCAGGAAACTGATATGCTCAAGGACCTCCTCAAGGCTAATGTGGAGAAACCGGTGAAGATGGAAGTGTATAGTACAAAGACTATGAGGATCCGGGAACTGGAAGTGCTTCCCAGCAACATGTGGGGTGGTCAAGGACTTTTGGGAGCCAGTGTCCGCTTCTGCAGCTTTCAAGGAGCTAATGAAAATGTTTGGCATGTTCTT GACGTGGAGCCAAATTCACCAGCAGCACTGGCGGGACTCCAGGAGCATTCAGATTTCATTGTTGGAGCTGACCAGGTTCTCCAAGAT TCAGAGGATTTTTTCTCCCTAATTGAAGCCCATGAGGGGAAACCACTGAAGCTGCTGGTCTACAATACAGGGACCGATAAATGCAGGGAGGTGGTTGTCACACCAAATGGTGCCTGGGGGGGTGAAGGCAG TCTGGGCTGTGGCATTGGATATGGATACCTGCACAGAATTCCAGCACGACCAGGAAGCCCAAAATCGGAAAAAGTCAGTCCAAAAGCTTCTCCAGTGGCAGGGACACCAGAGCAAGAGCTTCCTACAAATGGATTCACAgag GTGTCCTTAATGGCGTCTACTCAGTCAATGAGTGGCTTGGATCTTGATGCCCCACTGCCACCTCCCATTCAGAGAGTCATGGATCCTG GTTTCTTGGATCAGTCAGAAGTGGCCATGATGAATTCGGAGGTGTCAGACATAGCAGACCGACTGGACCTATCCACTTCTTCCATCGACATGACAAACACATCCCTAGCTGTCCGAGAAGACATTGACGTATCAGGTGTCG AGGAGCTTCAAGACAGTGAGATTCCCAGTCATAACCCTGAGGTGCAAAATACAGAGGAATATCCTGCTGTGGATTTCAATTCGATTGCACCACCTTCAGATGTTCCTCCTCCCCTTTCTCTCCCACACCCTCTTCTCCCAAATCTGCCTCTCGATCATAGCATGCCGATAGACATGCATTCTTCGATCCCATCTTTCGACTCTTCTCTGCCTCCTATAGACATTTCCTCCCTGCTCATTGACCCCGCCGCCCTTCATCTCGAGTCATCTGCCCCGCCTGCAGAATATCCCATGCAATCCAACGAATCCTCACCTTTCCCTTCAGAAACTGATGGTGTCAATCAGGGTTTTTCTGATGTGCCACAGTTTCTGAAAAGCAGCTTGTCTGAGGGCGTATCCTCTGACCTGATGTCTTTTGATTCCCATAATGCACATATCAAAGATGAAGCTGCTCCTCAGTAG
- the vopp1a gene encoding vesicular, overexpressed in cancer, prosurvival protein 1 isoform X2, with the protein MRQLCGLLITLLFAETVAEKKYCWYFEGDYPVYFVCKTYEDCCGTQCCVRALSVHRIWYFCTGYFIRRRVHPYPPPEGPDFTVAFTRQPIISPGLRHNYGDAETAVISTIYPVQTRPGHVTAVYSALPSYYSQPPPSYDQVMQDSQKK; encoded by the exons ATGCGACAATTATGCGGCCTCCTCATCACACTTTTATTTGCTGAG ACAgttgctgaaaaaaagtactgttgGTACTTTGAAGGAGATTATCCTGTGTACTTTGT ATGCAAGACATATGAGGACTGCTGTGGCACACAATGCTGTGTTCGAGCCCTTTCTGTTCACAGAATATGGTATTTCTG TACTGGCTACTTCATTCGCAGACGTGTGCACCCTTACCCTCCACCCGAGGGACCTGATTTTACAGTGGCCTTCACCAGACAGCCCATAATATCACCTG GATTGCGTCACAATTATGGAGACGCAGAGACTGCAGTCATTTCCACCATCTACCCAGTGCAGACCCGGCCTGGACACGTGACTGCAGTGTATTCAGCCCTGCCGTCCTACTACAGCCAGCCCCCTCCTTCTTATGATCAGGTCATGCAGGACTCGCAGAAGAAATAA
- the vopp1a gene encoding vesicular, overexpressed in cancer, prosurvival protein 1 isoform X1 gives MRQLCGLLITLLFAETVAEKKYCWYFEGDYPVYFVCKTYEDCCGTQCCVRALSVHRIWYFWLLLIIGILCCCSTGYFIRRRVHPYPPPEGPDFTVAFTRQPIISPGLRHNYGDAETAVISTIYPVQTRPGHVTAVYSALPSYYSQPPPSYDQVMQDSQKK, from the exons ATGCGACAATTATGCGGCCTCCTCATCACACTTTTATTTGCTGAG ACAgttgctgaaaaaaagtactgttgGTACTTTGAAGGAGATTATCCTGTGTACTTTGT ATGCAAGACATATGAGGACTGCTGTGGCACACAATGCTGTGTTCGAGCCCTTTCTGTTCACAGAATATGGTATTTCTG GCTGCTGCTGATAATTGGCATTTTGTGCTGCTGCAGTACTGGCTACTTCATTCGCAGACGTGTGCACCCTTACCCTCCACCCGAGGGACCTGATTTTACAGTGGCCTTCACCAGACAGCCCATAATATCACCTG GATTGCGTCACAATTATGGAGACGCAGAGACTGCAGTCATTTCCACCATCTACCCAGTGCAGACCCGGCCTGGACACGTGACTGCAGTGTATTCAGCCCTGCCGTCCTACTACAGCCAGCCCCCTCCTTCTTATGATCAGGTCATGCAGGACTCGCAGAAGAAATAA